From Bordetella flabilis, the proteins below share one genomic window:
- a CDS encoding UDP-2,3-diacylglucosamine diphosphatase, whose product MTACTEGNVNELRPTRWRTVWISDLHLGTAGCKADFLLDFLDHNEAETLYLVGDIVDGWQLRKHWHWPRAHNDVIQRILRKAREGTRVVFVPGNHDEFAREFIGYAFGDIEIVDEEVHVTADGRRLLVLHGDQFDGVIQHSKWLAHLGDTLYQFALWLNHYFNRMRHRLGLHYWSLSQYLKHKVKNAVAFITDFEQALAGEARRRGLDGVVCGHIHKAELRDIDGVLYCNDGDWVESLSALAEDHTGQLHLMDWAATLAERTPATPAARTPRPISLPALPSALRRQSKLPDGSNP is encoded by the coding sequence ATGACAGCGTGCACAGAGGGAAATGTGAACGAGCTCCGCCCGACGCGTTGGCGCACTGTGTGGATTTCCGACCTGCACCTTGGCACGGCGGGATGCAAGGCGGATTTCCTCCTCGATTTCCTGGACCATAACGAAGCCGAAACGCTGTACCTCGTCGGCGATATCGTCGACGGCTGGCAGTTGCGCAAGCATTGGCACTGGCCACGCGCGCACAACGATGTAATCCAGCGCATCCTGCGCAAGGCCCGCGAAGGCACGCGAGTCGTGTTCGTGCCGGGCAACCACGACGAATTCGCGCGCGAGTTCATCGGCTACGCCTTCGGCGATATCGAGATCGTGGACGAAGAAGTGCATGTCACGGCGGATGGGCGGCGCCTGCTGGTGCTGCATGGCGACCAGTTCGACGGGGTCATCCAGCACAGCAAATGGCTGGCGCATCTGGGCGACACCCTGTACCAATTCGCGCTATGGCTGAACCATTATTTCAACCGCATGCGCCATCGCCTGGGGCTGCATTACTGGTCGCTGTCCCAATACCTGAAGCACAAGGTCAAGAACGCGGTGGCGTTCATTACCGACTTCGAGCAGGCGCTGGCGGGGGAGGCGCGCCGGCGCGGCCTGGACGGCGTCGTATGCGGCCACATCCACAAGGCGGAGTTGCGCGATATCGACGGTGTGCTCTATTGCAACGACGGCGATTGGGTCGAAAGCCTGTCGGCGCTGGCCGAAGACCACACCGGGCAGCTGCACCTCATGGACTGGGCCGCGACGCTGGCCGAGCGCACCCCGGCCACACCGGCGGCACGGACTCCGCGCCCGATCTCGCTGCCGGCCCTGCCCTCGGCCTTGCGGCGCCAGAGCAAACTGCCTGACGGGTCCAATCCGTAA
- the lptE gene encoding LPS assembly lipoprotein LptE, with translation MNFARQENRASRGQSDGRGRVLRAAGLALLMLLSACGFQMRGATPLPFDTLYVSIPKNSRFGAEVRRAITATSPNTRLVDTPKEAEAQLQQIANARSMREVSLNAQGRVEEYELGLVFTFRVIDAKGRALLPDTTLETYREMPYNDQFVQAKEGQAEALFRNMEQSLVSRIVRRLTSPDVRLAAEKAAQQKPGDPEGPVYDTNPPPQPRIPEPWRTPSITNGPAGLDPY, from the coding sequence ATGAATTTCGCCAGGCAAGAAAATCGCGCATCTCGCGGGCAATCGGACGGCCGTGGACGGGTGCTGCGCGCCGCAGGCCTGGCGCTGCTCATGCTGCTTTCGGCGTGCGGATTCCAAATGCGGGGCGCCACGCCGCTGCCCTTCGATACGCTGTATGTCAGCATTCCCAAGAACAGTCGCTTCGGCGCCGAGGTGCGACGCGCCATCACGGCGACATCGCCCAATACCCGGCTGGTCGACACGCCCAAGGAGGCCGAGGCGCAACTGCAGCAGATCGCCAACGCGCGGTCGATGCGGGAAGTTTCGCTCAATGCCCAGGGCCGCGTAGAGGAGTACGAACTGGGGCTGGTCTTCACCTTCCGCGTCATCGACGCCAAGGGCCGCGCGCTGCTGCCGGATACCACGCTGGAGACCTACCGCGAAATGCCGTACAACGACCAGTTCGTGCAGGCCAAGGAAGGTCAGGCGGAAGCGCTGTTCCGCAATATGGAGCAAAGCCTGGTCAGCCGGATCGTGCGCCGGCTGACCTCTCCCGACGTGCGCCTGGCCGCCGAGAAAGCGGCCCAGCAGAAGCCCGGCGATCCCGAAGGTCCGGTATACGACACCAATCCCCCCCCGCAGCCGCGGATACCGGAACCCTGGAGAACGCCCAGCATCACCAACGGTCCGGCCGGCCTGGATCCCTATTAA
- a CDS encoding biotin-dependent carboxyltransferase family protein, translated as MMRVLKPGALSQLQDLGRYGQQRFGVPLNGVMDEWSHRVANILVGNPESDATLECTLTGPVLRFTHDRLIALSGADMQASVDGMAVPLNQPVLIRGGATLHCAERRRGARAYLAVRGGFDVPEVMGSRSTFVRGGFGGFHGRPLAKDDCLPLCHADNGYPGATRLLVQCGTPFVSAAQFSIPACEGSLDALRIMQGPQWEAFTDEARGAFTGAAFEISNQSDRMGYRLQGPRLGLRHPLEMVSEAVSFGTVQVPPDGNPIILMADRQSAGGYPKIAYVASVDLPHLAQAMPGERLRFATITLAEAQALYMAREQALAVLREAVARAMRPQPPADPCVAALATESH; from the coding sequence ATGATGCGGGTCCTGAAACCGGGCGCCTTGTCGCAATTGCAGGATCTGGGCCGCTATGGACAGCAGCGTTTTGGTGTTCCTTTGAACGGTGTGATGGACGAGTGGTCGCATCGCGTGGCCAATATCCTGGTCGGCAATCCGGAAAGCGACGCGACGCTGGAGTGCACCCTCACCGGTCCCGTACTGCGCTTTACCCATGACCGCCTGATCGCGCTCTCGGGCGCGGATATGCAGGCCAGCGTGGACGGCATGGCCGTGCCCCTCAACCAGCCCGTGCTGATCCGGGGCGGCGCGACGCTGCATTGCGCCGAGCGACGACGCGGCGCGCGCGCCTACCTGGCGGTGAGAGGCGGCTTCGACGTGCCGGAGGTCATGGGCAGCCGGAGTACCTTCGTGCGCGGCGGCTTCGGTGGTTTCCACGGGCGGCCGCTCGCCAAGGATGATTGCCTGCCGCTGTGCCATGCCGATAACGGGTATCCCGGCGCCACGCGTTTGCTGGTGCAATGCGGAACGCCTTTCGTCAGCGCCGCGCAATTCAGCATCCCAGCCTGCGAAGGATCGCTGGACGCGCTGCGCATCATGCAGGGTCCGCAGTGGGAAGCCTTCACGGACGAAGCCCGCGGCGCGTTCACCGGGGCCGCGTTCGAGATAAGCAACCAGTCCGACCGCATGGGCTACCGCCTGCAGGGGCCTCGCCTGGGCCTGCGGCACCCGCTGGAAATGGTGTCCGAGGCGGTGTCATTCGGTACCGTGCAGGTGCCGCCGGACGGCAATCCCATCATCCTGATGGCGGACCGCCAGAGTGCCGGCGGCTATCCGAAGATCGCCTATGTCGCCAGCGTGGATCTGCCTCACCTGGCGCAAGCCATGCCGGGCGAGAGGTTGCGCTTCGCGACGATCACGCTGGCCGAGGCGCAGGCCCTGTACATGGCCCGCGAACAGGCCCTGGCGGTGTTGCGAGAGGCCGTTGCGCGCGCCATGCGGCCGCAGCCGCCAGCCGATCCGTGCGTCGCCGCCCTGGCGACGGAGTCGCACTGA
- a CDS encoding RDD family protein: protein MNSVPSNATPRRLRRFACMMYEAVLLFGVVFLAGYLFDTLTQSRNALMLRHVRQGWLFLALGVYFILCWRRTGQTLPMKTWHIRLVDQAGNVPALPRLMLRYVLAWILPLAAALAVWWISRISHWPATLMFIVAAPFSIFVGSWFDADGQFLHDRWAGTRLITASPAPRRADKAPKAPLRA, encoded by the coding sequence ATGAATTCCGTGCCCTCCAACGCGACGCCGCGCCGCCTGCGCCGTTTCGCCTGCATGATGTACGAAGCCGTGCTGCTCTTCGGGGTGGTCTTCCTGGCGGGCTATCTGTTCGACACCCTGACCCAGAGCCGCAATGCCCTGATGCTGCGCCATGTGCGCCAGGGGTGGCTGTTCCTGGCGCTGGGGGTTTATTTCATCCTGTGCTGGCGCCGCACCGGCCAGACCTTGCCCATGAAGACCTGGCACATCCGGCTCGTGGACCAGGCGGGCAACGTCCCGGCCCTGCCCCGCCTGATGCTGCGCTATGTGCTGGCGTGGATCCTGCCGCTCGCGGCGGCCCTCGCCGTCTGGTGGATTTCCAGGATATCGCACTGGCCGGCGACCCTCATGTTCATCGTCGCCGCGCCGTTTTCGATCTTCGTGGGGTCGTGGTTCGATGCCGACGGTCAGTTCCTGCATGATCGCTGGGCAGGCACTCGCCTGATCACCGCATCGCCGGCTCCGCGCCGGGCCGACAAGGCGCCCAAGGCACCGCTGCGCGCCTGA
- a CDS encoding THUMP domain-containing class I SAM-dependent RNA methyltransferase, whose protein sequence is MTTDDSERPRKTLTLAKRPRDTAPAEDAGKRKRGGARARLVAQQEKQREKSAPQAPAATPETPRPDKDRRFLRRQPAADRRPAAGPASVPAHEAAPAVPDQPEQPRMRARDTARRDNERFHVFAPCPQGLEEVLTIELQALGYDDARAGRAGAHFSADWAGVQRANLYSRLATRILVQVAQGPVQEEDDLLDLAYATAWERWFGAERTLRVDTSAIKSPMRSLQYCNLRVKDGICDRLLDREGARPDIDTVRPDARVHAFLTADTATLYLDTSGESLFKRGWRLDKGEAPLRENLAAGMLALAGWDPGAALLDPFCGSGTILIEAAWIALGVPPGIARPFSFERLRGHDMRRWHDIKDDARSRILPRLDAPLVGYDIDPEAIGHAQRNAERAGLQPDTVRFEVGDARTLQAPARTGWIVTNPPYGERLPAAQDEDFWREWAACLKRQFAGWQLHVISSDMTLPQQMRLKPLRRVPLHNGALDCRLFGFELVDASYRDKRAGS, encoded by the coding sequence ATGACGACCGACGATTCCGAACGCCCCCGCAAAACGCTCACCCTGGCCAAGCGCCCGCGCGATACGGCGCCTGCCGAGGACGCCGGCAAGCGCAAGCGCGGCGGCGCACGGGCGCGTCTGGTGGCGCAACAGGAAAAGCAGCGCGAGAAGTCCGCGCCCCAGGCCCCGGCCGCCACGCCCGAAACACCACGGCCCGACAAGGACCGCCGCTTCCTGCGGCGGCAGCCCGCCGCCGACCGCCGGCCAGCGGCGGGGCCGGCGAGCGTCCCGGCGCACGAGGCGGCCCCCGCCGTGCCGGATCAGCCCGAGCAGCCGCGCATGCGGGCGCGTGACACCGCCCGCCGCGACAACGAACGCTTTCATGTTTTCGCGCCCTGCCCACAGGGACTCGAGGAAGTACTCACGATCGAACTCCAGGCTCTGGGTTACGACGATGCACGTGCCGGCCGCGCCGGCGCGCACTTCAGCGCCGACTGGGCGGGCGTGCAGCGGGCCAACCTCTATTCCCGCCTGGCCACGCGCATCCTGGTGCAGGTGGCACAGGGGCCGGTACAGGAAGAGGACGACCTGCTCGACCTCGCCTATGCGACCGCCTGGGAACGCTGGTTCGGCGCCGAGCGCACGCTGCGTGTGGACACGTCCGCCATCAAGAGCCCCATGCGCAGCTTGCAATACTGCAATCTGCGCGTAAAGGATGGCATTTGCGACCGCCTGCTCGACCGCGAAGGCGCGCGTCCCGACATCGACACGGTGCGGCCCGACGCGCGCGTGCACGCCTTCCTGACCGCGGATACCGCGACCTTGTATCTGGACACCTCCGGGGAGTCGCTATTCAAGCGGGGATGGCGCCTGGACAAGGGCGAAGCCCCGTTGCGCGAAAACCTCGCTGCCGGCATGCTGGCCCTGGCCGGCTGGGATCCCGGCGCGGCATTGCTCGACCCTTTTTGCGGCAGTGGCACCATCCTGATCGAAGCGGCGTGGATCGCCCTGGGCGTACCGCCGGGGATCGCTCGGCCTTTCTCTTTCGAGCGCCTGCGCGGCCACGATATGCGCCGCTGGCATGACATCAAGGACGATGCGCGCAGCCGCATACTGCCCAGGCTCGACGCACCGCTGGTCGGCTACGACATCGATCCCGAAGCGATCGGCCACGCGCAGCGCAACGCCGAGCGCGCGGGGCTGCAGCCGGACACGGTGCGTTTCGAGGTGGGTGACGCGCGTACGCTGCAGGCCCCCGCGAGAACGGGCTGGATCGTCACCAACCCGCCGTATGGCGAACGCCTGCCCGCCGCACAGGACGAGGACTTCTGGCGCGAGTGGGCCGCCTGCCTGAAACGCCAGTTCGCCGGCTGGCAACTGCATGTCATTTCCAGCGACATGACCTTGCCGCAGCAGATGCGCCTGAAGCCGCTGCGCCGCGTTCCCTTGCACAACGGGGCGCTGGATTGCCGCCTGTTCGGCTTCGAACTGGTGGATGCGAGCTATCGCGACAAGCGCGCCGGCTCCTGA
- the pxpB gene encoding 5-oxoprolinase subunit PxpB, which translates to MTLRGPYNAVMDHVASASSSPWRIEPVGDRCLLVSFADQVSAAVNRRVLGFAADLLRDPPDGVIDVVPAFTTVALHYRPELCATADRPPYEALAAQVQSRLQRGIPDPDLDTRVVEIPACYGGQYGPDLDDVAARCGLSTDEVIARHCASPLVVYTFFFAPGNPFAGGLDPRLAVPRRPTPRTEVPAGSVAIANGMSTIYQFAMPGGWNLIARTPWNLFDLTQDPPVRLRLGDRLRFLPISPTEFERLRGARP; encoded by the coding sequence ATGACATTGCGCGGACCGTACAATGCCGTCATGGATCATGTCGCGTCGGCATCCTCTTCCCCATGGCGCATCGAACCCGTGGGCGACCGCTGCCTGCTGGTGTCATTCGCGGACCAGGTCAGTGCCGCCGTCAATCGCAGGGTGCTGGGCTTCGCCGCCGACCTCCTGCGCGATCCCCCGGATGGGGTGATCGATGTGGTCCCGGCCTTCACCACGGTCGCGCTGCATTACCGTCCCGAACTGTGTGCCACGGCAGACCGGCCGCCCTACGAGGCGCTGGCTGCGCAGGTGCAAAGTCGGTTGCAGCGCGGCATTCCCGATCCGGACCTGGATACGCGCGTCGTCGAGATTCCCGCCTGCTACGGCGGTCAGTACGGCCCGGACCTGGACGATGTGGCGGCGCGCTGCGGCTTGTCCACCGATGAGGTCATTGCGCGCCACTGCGCTTCGCCTCTGGTCGTCTACACGTTCTTCTTCGCGCCGGGCAATCCGTTCGCCGGCGGGCTGGATCCCCGCCTGGCGGTGCCGCGGCGCCCTACGCCGCGCACCGAAGTCCCTGCCGGTTCGGTGGCCATCGCCAACGGGATGTCCACCATCTATCAATTTGCCATGCCGGGTGGATGGAATCTGATCGCCCGTACCCCGTGGAATCTGTTCGACCTGACGCAGGATCCGCCCGTACGGCTGCGCCTGGGCGACCGCCTGCGCTTCCTGCCTATTTCTCCGACCGAATTCGAGCGCTTGCGCGGAGCCCGGCCATGA
- a CDS encoding CopD family protein: MLWIKTLHIVFIAAWFAGLFYLPRIYVNLAQQDAPAVRGVLLGMARRLFRFTTMLAIVAVIFGLWLYVGYGIGMGPGNGWMHAKLFFVLLIIGYHHACGVMLRKFEQGRNTRTHTFYRWFNEIPVVLLFIVVALVVVKPF, encoded by the coding sequence ATGCTCTGGATCAAGACCCTGCACATCGTCTTCATCGCCGCCTGGTTCGCCGGGCTGTTCTATCTTCCCCGCATCTATGTCAACCTGGCGCAGCAGGACGCACCGGCGGTGCGCGGCGTACTGCTGGGGATGGCGCGGCGCCTGTTCCGCTTTACCACCATGCTCGCCATCGTGGCTGTCATTTTCGGGCTGTGGCTCTACGTCGGCTACGGCATCGGCATGGGCCCCGGCAACGGCTGGATGCATGCCAAGCTGTTCTTCGTCCTGTTGATCATCGGCTACCATCACGCCTGTGGCGTCATGCTGCGCAAGTTCGAGCAGGGCCGCAATACGCGCACCCATACCTTCTACCGCTGGTTCAACGAAATTCCAGTGGTGCTGCTGTTCATCGTAGTGGCGTTGGTGGTCGTAAAGCCTTTCTAA
- a CDS encoding glutamate-5-semialdehyde dehydrogenase — translation MQTVEHAMIVLGENARRASRELLRATGAAKSRALRVMADAIAANRDTLKSANRQDLDAAREHGLTPALLDRLTLSDRTLDLMAEGLRQVAALPDPVGSTGPTTVRPNGMRVAQMRVPLGVIGIIYESRPNVTVDAAALCLKSGNAAILRGGSEALRSNLALAAIVRQGLGEAGLPEHAVQVVDTPDRAAVGKLITMTEHIDVIVPRGGKGLIQRMAAEARVPLIKHLDGNCHVYIDAAADPQKAHAIAFNAKTYRYGVCGSMETLLVHAAAAPAILPPLADALIAHGVELRGCERSRQLVPTARPATDADWAEEYLGPILAVRIVDSLDDAIEHIARWGSGHTDAIVTEDLGAAQRFQREVDSSSVYVNLPTVFADGYEYGLGSEIGISTNRLHARGPVGLEGLTTYKWVLSGEGQLRG, via the coding sequence ATGCAAACCGTAGAACACGCCATGATCGTTCTGGGCGAAAACGCCCGCCGTGCCTCGCGCGAGTTGCTGCGCGCCACGGGCGCCGCCAAGTCCCGCGCCCTGCGTGTCATGGCCGACGCCATCGCGGCGAACCGGGATACCTTGAAAAGCGCCAATCGGCAGGACCTGGATGCCGCGCGTGAACATGGCCTGACGCCCGCGCTGCTGGACCGCCTGACCCTGTCGGACAGGACCCTGGACTTGATGGCCGAGGGCCTGCGCCAGGTGGCCGCCCTGCCCGACCCCGTGGGCAGCACCGGCCCGACCACCGTGCGCCCCAACGGCATGCGGGTGGCACAGATGCGCGTCCCACTGGGGGTCATCGGCATCATCTACGAGTCCCGGCCGAACGTCACGGTCGACGCGGCCGCGCTGTGCCTGAAATCCGGCAACGCGGCGATTCTGCGCGGAGGCAGCGAGGCGCTGCGGTCCAACCTGGCACTGGCCGCCATCGTGCGGCAGGGGCTGGGCGAGGCCGGCCTGCCCGAACACGCGGTACAAGTGGTCGATACGCCCGACCGGGCGGCCGTCGGCAAGCTCATCACCATGACGGAACACATCGACGTCATCGTGCCGCGCGGCGGCAAGGGCCTGATCCAGCGCATGGCCGCGGAAGCGCGCGTGCCGCTGATCAAGCACCTGGATGGCAACTGCCACGTCTACATCGACGCCGCCGCCGATCCGCAGAAAGCGCACGCCATCGCCTTCAACGCCAAGACGTACCGCTATGGCGTGTGCGGTTCGATGGAAACGCTGCTGGTCCATGCCGCGGCGGCACCGGCCATCCTGCCCCCGCTGGCCGATGCGCTGATCGCGCACGGCGTCGAACTGCGCGGCTGCGAGCGCAGCCGGCAACTCGTGCCCACGGCGCGTCCGGCGACGGACGCGGATTGGGCGGAGGAATACCTGGGTCCTATCCTGGCCGTGCGCATCGTCGACAGCCTTGACGACGCCATCGAGCACATCGCGCGGTGGGGCTCGGGCCACACGGATGCCATCGTCACCGAAGATCTGGGCGCTGCGCAGCGATTCCAGCGCGAAGTCGATTCCAGCTCGGTCTATGTGAACCTGCCCACCGTATTCGCGGATGGCTACGAGTACGGCCTGGGCTCGGAGATCGGCATCTCCACCAACCGGCTGCATGCGCGCGGGCCGGTCGGGCTGGAAGGCCTGACGACCTACAAGTGGGTATTGAGCGGCGAGGGGCAGTTGCGCGGCTGA
- the yddG gene encoding aromatic amino acid DMT transporter YddG encodes MTAIVASSLSDPVVRRATTIGLLAIVCWSATVGLVRSIAEALGPAGGAATFFTVSAVLLTLCRGLPRIRAFHPGYLVGGGLLFVAYEVCLALSLGYAHTRAQSLELGMINYLWPSLTMLLAVWAGQARARPWLWPGAALSFLGIVWVLTGDAGLSLHQFVLNLQDNPIAYGLAFLAAALWAVYSVLTRRHGGGQNGVPLFQFAVAATLWVHYALSDEPPLSFSWSSALQVLLLGTLTATGYSCWNHGIQKGNMALMAVASYFTPVLSMLLACVWLGTIPTLAFWQGVVMVTAGSLVGWHATRG; translated from the coding sequence GTGACAGCCATCGTTGCCTCTTCCCTTTCCGATCCCGTCGTACGCCGGGCGACCACCATCGGCCTGCTTGCCATCGTCTGCTGGAGCGCTACAGTCGGCCTGGTGCGCAGCATTGCCGAGGCCCTGGGCCCGGCGGGGGGCGCCGCCACTTTCTTTACCGTGAGCGCGGTGCTGCTGACCTTGTGCCGCGGCCTGCCCCGCATCCGCGCCTTCCATCCCGGCTACCTCGTGGGAGGCGGGCTGCTGTTCGTGGCATACGAGGTCTGCCTGGCGCTGTCGCTGGGCTACGCGCATACGCGCGCCCAATCGCTGGAACTGGGCATGATCAACTATCTATGGCCCAGCCTGACCATGCTGCTGGCGGTCTGGGCGGGCCAGGCACGCGCGCGCCCGTGGTTATGGCCCGGCGCGGCACTGTCCTTCCTGGGCATCGTGTGGGTGTTGACCGGCGATGCGGGATTGTCCTTGCATCAATTCGTGCTCAACCTGCAGGACAATCCGATCGCGTACGGACTGGCGTTTTTAGCGGCGGCCTTGTGGGCGGTGTATTCCGTTCTTACGCGCCGCCATGGCGGCGGCCAGAATGGCGTGCCCCTGTTCCAGTTCGCCGTGGCGGCCACGTTATGGGTGCATTACGCACTGAGCGATGAGCCGCCTTTGTCGTTCTCCTGGTCGAGCGCCTTGCAGGTCCTGTTGCTTGGCACCTTGACGGCGACGGGCTACAGCTGCTGGAACCACGGTATCCAGAAAGGGAATATGGCGTTGATGGCCGTGGCGTCGTACTTCACGCCCGTACTGTCGATGCTACTGGCCTGCGTGTGGCTGGGCACCATCCCCACATTGGCCTTCTGGCAAGGCGTGGTGATGGTGACCGCAGGTTCGCTGGTGGGCTGGCATGCCACCCGCGGCTGA
- the holA gene encoding DNA polymerase III subunit delta, protein MAQSLDADRFAAHLQRAGGKLAPLYTVSGDEPLLVTETMDALRAAARAAGYTERTSMVMDARSDWSAVLAATQTVSLFGDRRLLELKIPTGKPGKAGGDMLARLAEQADRGDADTIIVVGLPRLDKATRDSRWAAALARGIMVDVPTIERARLPAWIGERLARQNQRADSATLQWMADKVEGNLLAAHQEIQKLALLYPEGALEAEAVERAVLNVARYDVFGLRDAMLAGDVSRTVRMLDGLRAEGEALPLVLWAVGEEIRILARVAQARASGQDSGAAMRRMRIFGAHERLALQALSRVPARAWPAAVQHAHDVDRIIKGLPVPGRLTDPWEEMARLALRVAAAGRRDA, encoded by the coding sequence ATGGCGCAGTCGCTGGACGCCGACCGCTTCGCGGCACACCTGCAACGGGCGGGCGGCAAGCTCGCGCCCCTGTACACGGTGAGCGGCGACGAACCCCTGCTCGTCACCGAGACCATGGACGCCCTGCGCGCGGCGGCGCGCGCGGCCGGCTACACCGAACGTACGTCCATGGTCATGGACGCGCGCAGCGATTGGAGCGCGGTCCTTGCCGCCACCCAGACGGTCTCCCTGTTCGGCGACCGCCGCCTGCTGGAGCTGAAGATTCCGACGGGCAAGCCGGGCAAGGCCGGTGGCGACATGCTGGCGCGCCTGGCCGAGCAGGCCGACCGCGGCGACGCCGACACGATCATCGTCGTGGGACTGCCCCGGCTGGACAAGGCCACGCGCGACAGCCGCTGGGCCGCGGCCTTGGCGCGCGGCATCATGGTCGACGTCCCGACCATTGAACGGGCCCGGCTGCCGGCCTGGATCGGCGAGCGCCTGGCCCGCCAGAACCAGCGGGCGGACAGCGCCACCCTGCAATGGATGGCCGACAAGGTGGAGGGCAACCTGCTCGCCGCCCATCAGGAAATCCAGAAGCTGGCCCTGCTCTATCCGGAAGGCGCGCTGGAAGCCGAAGCCGTCGAGCGCGCGGTCCTGAACGTCGCGCGTTACGACGTTTTCGGCCTGCGCGACGCGATGCTGGCCGGCGATGTGAGCCGCACCGTCCGAATGCTGGATGGCTTGCGCGCCGAAGGCGAGGCATTGCCTCTGGTGCTGTGGGCAGTCGGCGAGGAAATCCGCATACTGGCCCGCGTGGCCCAGGCCCGCGCCAGCGGCCAGGACAGCGGCGCGGCGATGCGCCGCATGCGCATCTTCGGCGCGCACGAGCGCCTTGCCCTGCAGGCGCTGTCCCGTGTGCCCGCGCGCGCATGGCCGGCGGCCGTGCAGCATGCGCATGACGTCGACCGCATCATCAAGGGCCTGCCGGTCCCGGGCCGGCTTACCGACCCTTGGGAAGAAATGGCGCGCCTGGCGCTGCGCGTGGCCGCCGCCGGGCGCCGCGACGCCTGA